DNA sequence from the Phycisphaerales bacterium genome:
TGGCGTGCCTACAAAAAGGGCGCCGGCTTTGCCAACCCCTGCTACGTCCAGATTCATCCCACCTGTATTCCAGCTGCCGGCGAACATCAATCGAAGCTCACCCTCATGAGTGAATCGCTTCGAAACGATGGCCGTATCTGGGTACCACGAAAAAATGGCGATGATCGCAATCCTGCAGATATCCCCGACAGCGAACGGTATTACTACCTTGAAGAACGATACCCCCGCTTTGGCAATCTCGTGCCGCGTGATGTCGCTTCACGTAATGCCAAAGAAGTCTGTGATGAAGGACTCGGTGTCGGCCCCACTGGCCTCGGTGTCTACCTTGATTTCAGAGATGCCATCAAGACCAAGGGGCGCTCTGCGGTGAGTGATAAATATGAAAACCTCTTTCATATGTACGAGCGCATTACCGACGACGATCCCTACTCAGGGCCAATGCGTATCTTCCCTGCCGTCCACTACACCATGGGTGGGCTCTGGGTCGATTACAACTTGATGACGTCCATCCCAGGTGTCTTTGCGATTGGCGAAGCAAACTTCTCTGACCACGGTGCCAATCGACTCGGCGCCAGTTCAATGATGCAGTGTCTCGCTGATGGCTACTTCATCTTGCCTGTCACCATCGGCGATTACTTGACCCGCCATCCCAGTGGAGAAATATCTACAGACCACCCGGATTTCAAGCAGTGTGTTCAAGAAAACCAGGGACGAATTGACCAGCTTCTTAATATCAATGGCACCAAGTCGGTCGAGACCCTTCATCGTGAGCTTGGCCGCATCATGTGGGACCATTGCGGCATTGCTCGCGACGCCGAGGGACTCAACAAAGCCTTAGAACTCATCCCTGAACTTCGTGAAACATTCTGGAAAGATCTGAAGGTGCTTGGCTCTGGAAAAGAACTGAACAGAGCACTCGAATATGCGGGGCGCCTCGCAGACTTCTTAGAGTTTGGAGAGCTGATGTGTCGTGATGCTCTGCATCGCGATGAATCATGTGGTTGCCACTTCCGCTCAGAGCACCAAACAGAAGATGGCGAAGCGCAGCGCGATGATGACCACTTCGCCTATGTGGGCGTCTGGGAACACAAGCCAGATAACCAAGCCCCAGAACTGCACAAAGAAACCATTGAATATGAAGCCCTACCACTGGCGCAGAGGAACTACAAAACATGAAGTTCACACTGCATATCTGGCGACAGCCAAATAACTCAACCAAGGGAAGGCTCAAGAAGTACGCCATCGACGGCATCTCCCCAGATTCCTCGTTTCTTGAGATGCTCGATGTCCTCAATGAGACGCTTACCAAGCAAGATGAGCCGCCCGTTGCATTCGACTACGACTGCCGCGAAGGCATTTGTGGCATGTGCTCGCTCATGATCAACGGCAGCGCACATGGTCCAATGAAAGAGACCACCACCTGCCAACTCTACATGCGACATTTCAAAGATGGCCAAGACATCTTTATCGAACCATGGCGATCTCGCGCTTTTCCGGTCGTCAAAGATCTGTGTGTCGATCGCTCTTCGTTTGACCGCATCATTCAAGCTGGTGGCTATGTTTCAGTTCACTCCGGACCAAAGCCCGATCCCAATGCAATGCCAATTGATCCAGAGACCAGTGAAGAAGCGCTTGATGCAGCTTGCTGTATTGGCTGCGGAGCGTGTGTTGCTGCATGTCCAAATGGTGCAGCAATGTTATTTACAGGCGCCAAGATTTCGCACCTCGCACTGTTGCCACAAGGACAACCAGAGCGGTACGACCGTGTACAGAAGATGGCCAATCAGATGGAAGCCGAGGGATTTGGCTCCTGTCGAAACTACGCCGAGTGTGAAGCAGCTTGCCCGAAAGGCATTAGCATTAAGTTCATTGGTAAGATGAACCGAGACTACATTCGAGCATCTGTCTTTAAGCCCGTGACACCACGCGGCGAAATGAAATCGCAATAATTGCTCTGACCAGAGCGTATTAAAAAGGTCGCCTTGCTTTGGTAAGGCGACCTTTGCTTTTGCCTGATGTTGGTTTTGTTTTGATCAGCAAGTTTGCAACGCACACGACTTGCCAATCGTGATTGCGTTGATTGTGAAACGTCTTATTGACAATTGTTTTCGAGCGCAACGGCATTGAGTCAATATCATGTACAAGAAGTCTTTGGATACCAGTTCGCCTCAGCCAACAGCCAAAAACCACCCCGCTTCCATAAAAAGACCAAAGCGGGGTCTCTGAGCCTAAAATGGCAGCTGATCCATCAAAAGATCACTTTTCGAGCCCCCGCCAGGAGATCATGACATGCCAACGGCTTCTGTTTTATGGATTCCCGGGCTGGGCTGTGATGGCGACTACTACGCAGACATCCAATCTGAGTTACCCCCAGAGCTGCGTGGATCGATTGTGGATATCTCAGAGGCTCAAAACCTCACTGAAATGGCCCAAGCGGTGATATCGCGCCTTATCGGTCCTACTGTGTTGATCGGTGGCTCAATGGGTGGTTGGGTTGCTCAGCGAGCCGCCGCGATGGCTGGGCAGCGGGTCTCAACCCTGGTTTTGCTCACGACCTGGGCTCGCCGCTCGCTGGTGCTTGAATCATATCTTAATAATGCCCTGACCTTGATGGATGCCTGCCCACCGCAGCCCCAGCAAGCCCGAGAAATGACCGCCAAAAGCTTTCACCCCAACACGGTTACCTCTATACAAATCCAACGCATGATGGACATGGGAAACAGAGTTGGACCTGACACAACACGATCACATATCAATGCCATTTTCAATGAACCAAGTGTTGTTGATTTCCACAGCCAGATTAAAGCACCGGCGCTTGTTTTCGGCGCGAGCCATGATGCGCTGATTGATCGTGGTGAAGCTGAGTTCATTGCTCAGTCACTTCATGACGCACGCTTGGTGATGCTTGATGCTGGCCATGCCTGTGTTTGGGAATACCCAAAGCTCATTGCTGATGAAATGGCAGCATGGATACAGAACCATCAGTGATGAACCCCCACCCTCACATCATGTTTTGCCGAGACTGTGGCCATGACCTTCGTGACCTGACCACGCAGCGCTGCCCCCGCTGCTCGCTGCGTTTTAACCCCACCGATCATGAGACTTTTGACTCTGATGCAGGACCAGTTGTCTCTATTGCGCGTACTGACGATAGCGCTCATGCGTATGTCTTGAAGAGCGCGTTAGCTGCAATCGGTATTCCCGCCAATGTCACTGGAGACCTGATTGACCCTGGCATCGCCTTCTTTACCTCACCTGGCGCTGTGGAGCTCTGGGTTGGCAAGCGGCACGAAACAGCGGCCCGTGCCCACCTTGCGTCGCTGAAAAACCACGATCAACTTGCCGAAACGAGCAGTCCAATCGACGC
Encoded proteins:
- a CDS encoding fumarate reductase/succinate dehydrogenase flavoprotein subunit, which gives rise to MELDAKIPPGPIEHKWERHCDHIRLNGPRNRSSYKVIVVGSGLAGASAASSMAAMGYDIECFCFQDSPRRAHSIAAQGGINAAKDYRNDGDSTYRLFYDTQKGGDYRSREANVWRLAQLSTGIIDQAVSQGVPFAREYGGMLANRSFGGVLVERTFYCRGETGQQLLLGGYSALERQIARGKVKMHTRHEMLDLVVIDGRARGIIARDLVTGEMTAHAADAVVLASGGYSNVYYLSTNARGCNVTAIWRAYKKGAGFANPCYVQIHPTCIPAAGEHQSKLTLMSESLRNDGRIWVPRKNGDDRNPADIPDSERYYYLEERYPRFGNLVPRDVASRNAKEVCDEGLGVGPTGLGVYLDFRDAIKTKGRSAVSDKYENLFHMYERITDDDPYSGPMRIFPAVHYTMGGLWVDYNLMTSIPGVFAIGEANFSDHGANRLGASSMMQCLADGYFILPVTIGDYLTRHPSGEISTDHPDFKQCVQENQGRIDQLLNINGTKSVETLHRELGRIMWDHCGIARDAEGLNKALELIPELRETFWKDLKVLGSGKELNRALEYAGRLADFLEFGELMCRDALHRDESCGCHFRSEHQTEDGEAQRDDDHFAYVGVWEHKPDNQAPELHKETIEYEALPLAQRNYKT
- a CDS encoding succinate dehydrogenase/fumarate reductase iron-sulfur subunit, translated to MKFTLHIWRQPNNSTKGRLKKYAIDGISPDSSFLEMLDVLNETLTKQDEPPVAFDYDCREGICGMCSLMINGSAHGPMKETTTCQLYMRHFKDGQDIFIEPWRSRAFPVVKDLCVDRSSFDRIIQAGGYVSVHSGPKPDPNAMPIDPETSEEALDAACCIGCGACVAACPNGAAMLFTGAKISHLALLPQGQPERYDRVQKMANQMEAEGFGSCRNYAECEAACPKGISIKFIGKMNRDYIRASVFKPVTPRGEMKSQ
- a CDS encoding alpha/beta hydrolase; the protein is MPTASVLWIPGLGCDGDYYADIQSELPPELRGSIVDISEAQNLTEMAQAVISRLIGPTVLIGGSMGGWVAQRAAAMAGQRVSTLVLLTTWARRSLVLESYLNNALTLMDACPPQPQQAREMTAKSFHPNTVTSIQIQRMMDMGNRVGPDTTRSHINAIFNEPSVVDFHSQIKAPALVFGASHDALIDRGEAEFIAQSLHDARLVMLDAGHACVWEYPKLIADEMAAWIQNHQ